From the Thermovirga lienii DSM 17291 genome, one window contains:
- a CDS encoding YbaK/prolyl-tRNA synthetase associated region (PFAM: Anticodon binding domain; YbaK / prolyl-tRNA synthetases associated domain~COGs: COG0442 Prolyl-tRNA synthetase~InterPro IPR007214: IPR004154~KEGG: aco:Amico_0080 YbaK/prolyl-tRNA synthetase associated region~PFAM: YbaK/prolyl-tRNA synthetase associated region; Anticodon-binding domain protein~SPTR: YbaK/prolyl-tRNA synthetase associated region), with product MKMSCVFAPTVKEAPKGVADQRMLRLIRGGFVSRLAAGQESLNLLPMGVLLFERTSCKAEEVLRAMAFQRVDFPDFCSHAKEVASGYVKSYRHLPLTFYQRERHSYRILGFAESSSQGEELIRGTCREFSRRLSNVGLPVREKASVSDGLDTLDLVVLTDKTSPYGERGYYCPKCAWCGDENSPVKEEVKPQDKEPRPLEVVDTPGADTIAELCRQLGVPPENTIKTMFYVAERQDGEKEVFVVLVRGDHKISEEKVKKVVGCRNVRFADPLEIKETVGDLAGYLGPVGLPERLRVIADRHVKGMVNAVVGANQPERHLMNACWGRDFSAKEVKDLIVYEKEMGCPVCSSALEAEFLLKVASFSMIATSSLGDRKISYQGRDGKLEEAHLWEGKIYMEPLVLSLVGPDGPLPAGVAPFDVAVIVPSVRNKEALELGERLAESLEGKGFKVLLDDRDERAGVKFSDAELFGSPVTIVCGKGSADGVVELSYPDGAKEEVQVENLVEKVEGIFAGNK from the coding sequence ATGAAGATGTCTTGTGTTTTTGCGCCCACCGTTAAGGAAGCACCAAAGGGTGTGGCAGACCAAAGAATGTTGAGGCTCATAAGGGGAGGTTTTGTAAGTAGGTTGGCGGCGGGACAAGAGTCTCTCAACCTTTTGCCCATGGGTGTTCTTTTGTTTGAGCGTACTTCATGTAAAGCCGAAGAAGTGCTGAGAGCTATGGCCTTCCAGAGAGTGGATTTTCCTGACTTTTGCAGCCATGCGAAAGAAGTTGCTTCAGGTTACGTAAAAAGTTATAGACACTTGCCCTTGACCTTTTATCAGAGAGAAAGGCATTCTTATCGAATTTTAGGCTTTGCGGAGTCTTCGTCTCAAGGGGAGGAACTGATAAGGGGAACGTGTAGAGAGTTCTCTCGCAGACTTTCCAATGTGGGGCTTCCTGTGAGAGAAAAGGCCTCCGTCTCTGATGGACTTGACACCCTTGATTTAGTTGTCCTTACTGATAAGACCTCTCCATATGGGGAGAGGGGCTATTATTGTCCCAAGTGTGCATGGTGTGGAGATGAAAACTCTCCGGTAAAAGAAGAGGTCAAGCCTCAAGATAAAGAGCCGCGTCCCCTAGAGGTGGTGGACACGCCGGGAGCGGACACCATTGCGGAGTTATGTCGGCAGCTGGGAGTTCCTCCAGAGAACACCATCAAGACCATGTTTTACGTTGCTGAGCGCCAAGACGGCGAGAAGGAAGTTTTCGTGGTCCTGGTGAGAGGTGACCACAAAATAAGTGAAGAAAAGGTGAAAAAGGTGGTGGGCTGTCGCAACGTGCGCTTCGCTGACCCTCTTGAAATAAAGGAAACTGTTGGTGATCTGGCTGGATATTTGGGACCTGTAGGACTTCCCGAAAGGTTAAGGGTGATAGCAGACCGACATGTGAAAGGTATGGTTAACGCCGTTGTGGGAGCTAACCAACCCGAAAGACACTTGATGAATGCCTGCTGGGGAAGGGATTTCTCAGCTAAGGAGGTAAAGGATCTAATAGTGTATGAAAAAGAAATGGGGTGTCCTGTATGTTCTTCTGCCTTGGAGGCAGAGTTTCTTTTAAAGGTTGCGTCCTTTTCTATGATTGCAACATCTTCCCTTGGTGATAGAAAAATTTCTTACCAGGGAAGGGATGGGAAATTGGAGGAAGCCCACTTGTGGGAAGGAAAAATATACATGGAGCCCTTGGTTTTGAGTCTTGTGGGGCCTGATGGGCCACTGCCTGCGGGTGTTGCTCCTTTTGATGTAGCAGTCATAGTTCCTTCTGTTAGGAATAAAGAGGCTTTGGAATTGGGGGAAAGGCTAGCAGAATCTTTGGAAGGAAAGGGGTTCAAGGTCCTGCTGGATGATCGAGATGAGAGAGCAGGGGTAAAGTTTTCCGATGCAGAGCTGTTTGGGTCACCTGTAACGATAGTTTGTGGTAAGGGTTCTGCTGATGGTGTCGTAGAACTGTCTTACCCTGATGGAGCCAAGGAAGAGGTCCAAGTCGAAAACTTAGTCGAGAAAGTGGAAGGGATTTTTGCTGGAAATAAGTAA
- a CDS encoding chaperone protein DnaK (PFAM: Hsp70 protein~TIGRFAM: chaperone protein DnaK~COGs: COG0443 Molecular chaperone~InterPro IPR012725: IPR013126: IPR001023: IPR018181~KEGG: tjr:TherJR_0925 chaperone protein DnaK~PFAM: Heat shock protein 70~SPTR: Chaperone protein DnaK;~TIGRFAM: chaperone protein DnaK) has translation MGRTVGIDLGTTNSVIAFMEGGKPTVIPNAEGSRTTPSVVAFTKNGERLVGALAKRQAVLNPEGTIYSIKRFMGRNYSEVAEEMKMVPYKVVEGPHNSVRVVVGDKQYAPEEISAMILRKLVQDAEAFLGEKITDAVITVPAYFNDAQRQATKNAGKIAGLNVLRVINEPTAAALAYGMDKKENEIIMVFDLGGGTFDVSILEVGDGLCEVKATAGDTHLGGDNFDKCIVDWMADEFLKDQGIDLRKDRQALQRLYEAAEKAKCELSSRTSTEISLPFITADASGPKHLNMTLTRAKFEQLTEHLVKRCLGPVQQALKDAKLKPEDIAEVILVGGSTRMPAIHKLISDFTGGKKINMSVNPDEVVALGAAVQAGIIKGEVKDVLLLDVTPLSLGIETLGGVMTKMIERNTTIPCRKSQIFTTAEDNQPAVEIVVLQGEREMAKDNRVLGTFKLDGIRPAPRGVPQIEVTFDIDANGILHVSAKDKDTGKEQKIVISNSTNLTEEEIERMIKEAELHAEEDRKKKEWVESRNNLENVVYQVEKKLDEVKDAVPVEEKGTAERLIEEAKEAIKKEEPKERLEDLAKQLMNTLSKLGTYSSTSSTKGTGESSGPSSSSEEDVIDADFNES, from the coding sequence ATGGGACGCACCGTCGGAATAGATCTTGGAACAACTAACTCGGTTATAGCCTTCATGGAAGGAGGAAAGCCGACAGTAATACCCAACGCTGAAGGAAGTAGAACGACTCCATCAGTGGTGGCTTTCACTAAAAATGGGGAGCGCCTTGTAGGAGCCTTAGCGAAAAGGCAGGCGGTTTTGAACCCGGAAGGAACCATTTATTCCATAAAGAGGTTCATGGGACGCAACTACAGTGAAGTTGCCGAGGAAATGAAAATGGTTCCTTATAAAGTAGTGGAAGGGCCTCATAATTCTGTGAGGGTCGTAGTGGGTGATAAACAATACGCGCCCGAAGAGATAAGCGCCATGATCCTGCGGAAGCTAGTTCAGGACGCTGAGGCATTTTTGGGTGAAAAAATAACTGATGCCGTCATAACCGTTCCGGCGTACTTCAACGATGCTCAGCGTCAGGCTACCAAGAACGCTGGAAAGATCGCAGGTTTGAACGTATTGAGGGTTATCAATGAGCCTACGGCCGCTGCCTTGGCTTATGGAATGGATAAGAAGGAAAACGAAATCATCATGGTGTTCGACTTAGGAGGAGGTACTTTCGACGTATCCATATTGGAGGTCGGCGATGGACTGTGTGAGGTCAAGGCTACGGCTGGAGATACCCATCTTGGAGGAGACAACTTCGACAAGTGCATAGTGGACTGGATGGCGGACGAGTTCCTCAAGGATCAGGGTATAGATTTGAGAAAGGACAGGCAGGCCCTGCAGCGTCTGTACGAGGCAGCGGAGAAGGCCAAGTGTGAGCTGTCTTCCAGAACGAGTACAGAAATAAGCTTGCCCTTTATAACGGCCGATGCCAGTGGCCCTAAGCATTTGAACATGACCTTGACTAGGGCGAAGTTTGAACAGCTTACGGAGCATCTGGTAAAGCGTTGTCTGGGACCAGTACAGCAGGCACTGAAGGACGCCAAGCTCAAACCAGAGGACATAGCAGAGGTTATCTTGGTCGGTGGTTCAACGAGGATGCCTGCTATCCACAAGCTGATATCGGACTTTACCGGTGGCAAGAAGATAAACATGAGCGTCAACCCTGACGAAGTAGTTGCATTGGGTGCGGCAGTGCAGGCCGGAATAATCAAGGGAGAAGTAAAGGATGTTCTCCTGCTGGACGTTACGCCGCTCTCATTGGGTATTGAGACCCTGGGTGGAGTAATGACCAAGATGATAGAGAGGAACACTACCATACCCTGCAGGAAATCTCAGATATTTACTACTGCGGAAGATAATCAGCCTGCAGTGGAAATAGTGGTCTTGCAGGGAGAAAGGGAAATGGCAAAAGACAACAGGGTCCTTGGGACATTCAAGCTGGACGGCATAAGGCCTGCTCCAAGGGGAGTGCCTCAGATAGAGGTGACCTTTGACATAGACGCCAACGGCATACTACATGTATCTGCCAAGGACAAGGATACAGGCAAAGAACAGAAGATTGTGATCTCCAACTCTACGAACCTTACAGAGGAAGAAATAGAACGGATGATCAAGGAAGCCGAGCTTCATGCCGAAGAGGACAGGAAGAAGAAAGAATGGGTAGAGTCCCGCAATAACCTGGAAAATGTCGTATATCAGGTGGAGAAGAAGTTGGATGAAGTAAAGGATGCTGTTCCGGTAGAAGAAAAAGGTACTGCTGAGAGGTTGATTGAGGAGGCCAAGGAGGCCATCAAGAAAGAGGAGCCAAAGGAAAGGTTGGAAGACCTTGCCAAGCAGCTGATGAATACCTTAAGCAAGCTGGGCACTTACAGCAGCACCAGCTCCACAAAAGGTACGGGAGAATCTTCAGGGCCTTCTAGCTCTTCAGAAGAAGACGTAATCGATGCGGACTTCAACGAAAGCTGA
- a CDS encoding hypothetical protein (KEGG: aco:Amico_1798 hypothetical protein~SPTR: Putative uncharacterized protein), with protein MNKKIILMALVGLLVVAGAAFAHWGGPAPWMYQDGRFGGCRGGGPGPRMYQDGQFGGGGFRCGAMYGENVRGMGAGPQYLNNYPEDILKKMNDLRRTNLELRLALIDEKPDEGKVRSLFEKAEQLRKEIHTWRFEQFMKNRMQDNL; from the coding sequence ATGAACAAGAAGATTATATTGATGGCTTTGGTAGGGCTTTTGGTAGTTGCGGGGGCAGCTTTCGCCCACTGGGGAGGCCCTGCACCCTGGATGTATCAAGACGGACGATTCGGGGGATGCAGGGGCGGAGGCCCTGGCCCTCGGATGTATCAGGACGGGCAATTTGGTGGCGGAGGTTTCCGATGCGGCGCAATGTATGGAGAAAACGTAAGAGGTATGGGTGCTGGTCCTCAATATCTTAACAACTATCCCGAGGACATACTCAAAAAGATGAACGACCTTCGTAGAACAAATCTAGAGCTTCGCCTTGCATTGATCGATGAAAAGCCAGACGAAGGGAAAGTAAGAAGCCTCTTCGAAAAGGCGGAGCAGCTTAGGAAAGAAATCCATACCTGGCGTTTTGAACAATTCATGAAAAACCGCATGCAGGACAATCTTTAA